The following proteins come from a genomic window of Pseudochaenichthys georgianus chromosome 19, fPseGeo1.2, whole genome shotgun sequence:
- the LOC117464341 gene encoding uncharacterized protein, whose protein sequence is MPRLGNILLWMAAAIILCQARPNVKLNSLSSSGLRSDCAANVMRLSLDKALAVGNQLEVEAINGTKHILLTPSMAAQCGYSMESDPWGDTRIYTSLMGCFVDNKDDATFNVGLRLQMYGENPSDVVSHDVSQTCSYTRWASREILCDRNYMEVSHHMANLDAEAKGQTRDGKDEKLNAKLEASGASQGIWKMTFHTPEPVAMVLQEAEQAGYAAKTTSSRLVMRSPYNTAETYSEDVAGVPMEVFRVSAYYMALQGLHVVNLEAACPKGGVLFTEDMISWHVPRRVTPLLDGRITVSEMHMGINGQKLDRSQMAARGYTLSTTDFHIVVEIPVGSPDGYYKSHAPDYQYHITYFVEPMLEVLWREDDTQDETRYKVLFPIMTPLMPQSPQIQDDTVPETRVFSVLLGTFLHDVELRNITFSTGVLTVEESNAKGFTVQEHSLANGSKSFSLQVPFDADVVLKHNPERLVTSYFLPLIFGLIVLPEETAFGLPVDLQASLQDVVLPIMAGTCDQNQFHISVKFGSHGSNFKAIVGPRELTAEMAEDYNFYENGTHLSLILPYTAKDAVFELLTAESVKSRIDLLLLDRANDWVLADLYLACYFPLKATECHPNGTMTAVAVKVESTRNLKPSQLTLKDQSCTPQFSDDRFAYFSFSVDTCGTTRTFFDNYMMYENEIRLSYNNAKAAANTSPVDPDYRQTISCFYVVNETQTVAFSAKPRTYEPAAEIGTGQLMVQMRLSQDPSYELFYQAEDYPVVKYLQQPLYFEVELMHSTDPHLELIAENCWATLYEDRTSLPSWDIIVDSCENRNDSYATIFHPVVSDSRVVVPSHIKRFSVKMFTFTKDDEVLKDKIYVHCDAVLCDTSSQADASCRGQCVHPPGQSYSRPAGVKKERRSTDSTRQRQISSGAIILSNL, encoded by the exons ATGCCGAGGCTTGGGAACAT TTTGTTATGGATGGCTGCAGCTATCATCTTGTGTCAAGCCAGGCCTAATGTGAAGCTAAATTCGCTGTCAA GCAGTGGGTTAAGGTCTGACTGTGCTGCAAATGTAATGAGACTGTCGTTGGACAAGGCTTTAGCAGTGGGAAACCAGCTTGAGGTGGAGGCGATCA ATGGCACCAAGCACATTTTGTTAACACCTAGCATGGCTGCTCAGTGTGGATACAGCATGGAGTCTGACCCGTGGGGTGACACCAGAATCTACACCTCCCTCATGGGCTGCTTTGTGGACAACAAG gATGATGCTACATTTAACGTTGGCTTGAGACTCCAGATGTACGGCGAGAATCCATCAGACGTGGTCAGTCATGACGTGTCTCAGACTTGCAGCTACACTCGCTGGGCCTCCAGGGAGATCCTCTGCGACAGGAACTACATGGAA GTTTCGCACCACATGGCTAACCTTGATGCTGAAGCTAAGGGTCAGACTCGGGATGGTAAAGACGAGAAGCTCAACGCCAAGCTTGAA GCCTCTGGTGCATCACAAGGTATCTGGAAGATGACGTTTCACACCCCAGAACCAGTGGCCATGGTGTTGCAAGAGGCTGAACAAGCCGGCTACGCTGCCAAAACTACCTCCAGTCGCCTGGTTATGCGAAGCCCGTACAATACAGCAGAGACTTATTCAGAGGAT GTGGCTGGAGTCCCCATGGAAGTGTTCAGGGTGAGCGCCTACTACATGGCACTACAGGGTCTGCATGTAGTGAACTTGGAAGCTGCTTGTCCCAAAG GTGGCGTCCTCTTCACCGAGGATATGATCTCTTGGCACGTACCTCGCCGTGTGACTCCTCTGTTGGACGGCAGAATTACAGTCTCAGAAATGCACATGGGAATCAACGGGCAGAAGCTTGATAGATCCCAGATGGCCGCACGGGGGTACACACTGAGCACCACAGACTTCCACATCGTCGTCGAGATCCCAGTGGGCTCGCCTGATGGTTACTACAAG AGCCATGCCCCAGATTACCAGTACCACATCACCTACTTTGTGGAGCCCATGCTCGAGGTACTGTGGAGGGAAGATGACACCCAAGATGAGACCAGATACAAGGTTTTGTTCCCCATCATGACCCCTCTGATGCCTCAATCTCCCCAAATCCAGGATG ACACTGTCCCAGAGACTCGGGTGTTCAGCGTTCTCTTGGGAACCTTCCTCCATGATGTTGAGCTGAGGAACATCACCTTCTCCACCGGGGTCCTCACTGTTGAGGAGAGCAATGCCAAAGGCTTCACAGTCCAGGAACACAGCTTGGCTAATGGCTCCAAGAGCTTCTCTCTTCAAGTGCCCTTTGATGCCGATGTTGTCTTAAAACAT AATCCTGAGCGCTTGGTTACATCCTACTTCCTCCCTCTGATCTTTGGGTTGATCGTCCTGCCTGAAGAAACTGCTTTTGGTCTCCCGGTCGACCTGCAGGCCTCTCTGCAGGATGTTG TGCTACCCATCATGGCTGGCACCTGTGACCAGAACCAGTTTCACATCAGCGTGAAGTTCGGGAGTCACGGCTCTAATTTCAAGGCCATCGTTGGACCTCGAGAGCTGACGGCTGAGATGGCTGAAGACTACAATTTCTATGAGAACGGCACACACCTCAGCCTCATTCTGCCATACACTGCCAAGGATGCTGTTTTCGAG CTGCTCACTGCAGAATCAGTGAAATCCAGAATTGACCTGCTTCTGTTGGATCGTGCAAACGACTGGGTGCTTGCTGATCTCTATCTGGCGTGCTACTTCCCCTTGAAAGCAACAG AGTGCCACCCCAATGGCACAATGACCGCTGTGGCTGTGAAGGTTGAATCGACTCGTAATCTGAAGCCAAGTCAGCTGACGCTAAAGGACCAGTCCTGCACACCACAGTTCAGCGACGATCGCTTTGCATATTTCTCCTTCAGTGTGGATACCTGTGGAACCACCAGAACG TTCTTTGACAACTACATGATGTATGAAAATGAGATCCGCCTGTCTTACAACAACGCCAAAGCAGCAGCCAACACATCACCAGTTGATCCCGATTACAG GCAAACCATTTCCTGCTTCTATGTGGTCAATGAGACTCAGACTGTTGCCTTCAGCGCTAAACCAAGAACCTATGAGCCCGCTGCAGAGATCGGCACCGGGCAGCTGATGGTGCAGATGAGGCTTTCCCAAG ATCCATCCTACGAGCTCTTCTACCAAGCAGAGGATTATCCAGTGGTGAAATATCTGCAGCAGCCTCTGTattttgaggtggagctgatgcattCTACCGACCCACACTTGGAACTCATTGCTGAGAACTGTTGGGCAACCCTTTATGAAGATAGGACATCTCTGCCAAGCTGGGACATCATTGTGGACAG CTGTGAGAATCGCAATGACAGCTATGCAACCATTTTCCATCCCGTTGTGAGTGACTCCAGAGTTGTAGTCCCGTCCCACATCAAGCGCTTCTCTGTAAAGATGTTCACTTTCACTAAAGATGACGAGGTTCTGAAAGACAAG ATCTATGTCCACTGTGATGCagtgctttgtgacacaagcagCCAGGCAGATGCTTCCTGCAGAGGCCAGTGTGTGCATCCTCCAGGTCAGAGCTACTCAAGACCTGCAGGTGTAAAAAAGG AGCGAAGAAGCACCGACTCAACACGCCAAAGGCAGATCTCCTCTGGGGCAATTATTCTGTCTAACCTTTGA